TTCGATGTTAGAATGAAGTTGCATCACATCCATCGAGAGGAGTGAAAGCCATGAAACTGGAAGTCAGAGGCAAGAGCGGCCTGGAAATCACGCCGGCCATCCGCAGTTACGTCGAAAAGAAGCTCCGCAAGATCGAAAAGGTGTTCAACGAGGAACTCGAAGCCGTGGTCGTGTGCAAGTACTACCGCGACCTCACCAAGGTCGAGATCACGATTCCCATCAAATTCATCACCATCCGCGCCGAGGTCGAGGACAAGGACATGTACGCCGCCATCGACCTGGCCGTCGACAAGCTGGAAGCCCAGATCCGCAAGAACAAGCACAAGCTGAACCGGAGCCTGCAGGAGCGGGCGGGACTCAGGGACGCCTTCAAGGAGGACGGCCTCGACCTCGAGGCCCTCGAGAAGGAACTCATCGGTCCGGTCCGCAAGAAGCAGATCAAGCTCGACATCCTCTCCTACGACGAGGCCTTGACCCAGATGGGACTCCTCGGACACGACTTCTTCATCTACCGCAACGAGGATCGCCAGGTCTGCGTGATGTACAAGCGCGACGACGGCGGATACGGCCTGATCGAAACCGAATGAAGCCGAGGGTGACCTTAAAAAGGTCACTCTTTTTTCGGAGCGGGAATTTCAGTTGTCGTTCATCACGATTCTATGGTATGATATTAAATGTCAAATAGAGGTGACCCCATGTTCTCATTCCTAGATACCAACAAGCGGACCCTGCGGCGGCTCGAAAAGATCGCCGACCGGGTCCTCGCCCTCGCCGATTCCTTCAAGGCGCTGACGGACGACCAGATCCGCGAAAATACCGTTTCCTACAGGAAACGCGTCGAAGCGGGAGAACCGCTCGACGCAATCCTCGTCGAAGCCTTCGCGAACGTCCGCGAAGCCTCCACCCGCGTCACCGGGATGACCCCCTTCAAGGTCCAGGTGATGGGCGGCGTCGTGATCCACGAAGGCAACATCGCCGAGATGAAGACCGGTGAAGGTAAGACCCTCACCGCCGTCATGCCCGCCTATCTGAACGCCCTCGGCGGCACCGGCGTGCACATCGTGACCGTGAACGAGTACCTCGCCGGCCGTGAAGTCAACGGCGAGATCGGCGATTTGTTCCGCTTCCTCGGCCTCACCGTCGGACTGAACGTCCGCGAACTGACCCCCGAGCAGAAGCGCGAAGCATACGGCTGCGACATCCTGTACTCGACCAACAACGAGCTCGGGTTCGACTATCTTCGGGACCACATGGTGATCTACCGGGAAGCGATCGTGCAGCGACCGCTGTCGTTCGCGATCATCGACGAGGTCGACTCGATCCTGATCGACGAGGCCCGCACCCCGCTGATCATTTCCGGCGGCGAGAAGAACACGGGCGAGCTCTACCAGCGCGCCAACGGCTTCGCGATCCGGCTGTCCCCCGAGGACTACACCGTCGACATCAAGGACAAGACCGTCAGCCTGACGGATGCCGGCATCAAGAAGGGCGAGGCGCAGTTCGGCGTCGAGAACCTCTACGACCTCGACAACGTCGTCCTCCTCCACCACATCAACAACGCCCTGAAGGCGAACTACACGATGTCCCGCGACGTCGATTACGTCGTTCAGGACGACACCGTCATCATCGTCGACCCGTTCACCGGCCGCCTGATGCACGGCCGCCAGTTCTCCGAAGGCCTCCACCAGGCCCTCGAGGCGAAGGAAGCCGTGCAGATCAAGAAGGAGACCACGACGCTCGCCACGATCACCTTCCAGAACTTCTTCCGCATGTACAAGAAGCTCGCCGGCATGACCGGCACGGCGAAGACCGAGGAAGAGGAGTTCCGCAACATCTACAACATGTTCGTCGTCGAGATCCCGACCAACCGGCCGGTCGTCCGCGTCGACGACAACGACCTCATCTTCGCCTCGATGAAGGCGAAATACGTCGCCCTCGCCGACGAGATCGAACGTCGCCACAAGCTCGGCCAGCCGATGCTCATCGGCACGATCTCGATCGAAAGTTCGGAACTGCTCTCCGAACTCCTGCGGCGCCGCCAGATCAAGCACAGCGTCCTGAACGCCAAACAGCACGAACGCGAAGCCGAAATCGTCCTCAACGCCGGACAGATGGGCGCGGTCACGATCGCGACCAACATGGCCGGCCGCGGCACCGACATCAAGCTCGGCCCCGGCGTCAAGGAACTCGGCGGACTCGCCGTCCTCGGCACCGAGCGGCACGAGTCGCGCCGCATCGACAACCAGCTCCGCGGCCGCGGCGGCCGCCAGGGCGACCCCGGCTACTCGCGCTTCTACCTTTCCGCCGACGACGACCTGCTCAAGCGCTTCGGCGGCGACCGGTTCAAGAAGATGATCGGGATGATCACGACCACGAAGGGCTCGGACGTCGAGACCCCGCTCGACTACGGCATGTTCTCCAAACTCGTCCTGCGCGCCCAGCACCAGATCGAGGGCAACAACTTCGACCGCCGCAAGACCGTCCTCCAGTACGACGAGGTCCTGCGCCGCCAGCGCGAGATCATCTACGGGCAGCGGACCGACGTGCTCTTCAACGAATCGATCGAGCCGTCCGTCGACCAGATGGTCGAAGCGACGATCGACGGCCTGATCGCCCGCCACGGCGACGACCGCGAACAGCTCTTCAAGGAACTCGACCGCTACTGCGCCAAGGACGTCGTCGACCGCGCGATCCTCGTCAATCCGGCCACCGATCCGAAGCAGTACGCGATGGACCTCTACCGCCGCGAGACGGCCTCGAAGAAGGCCGTCGCCGGCGAGAAGCCCTACAACGAATTCCTGAAGGCGATCACGCTTCGCGTCGTCGACACCTTCTGGGTCCAGCACATCGACGCGATGAGCGAACTGCGCCAGGCGGTCACGCTCCAGAGCTACGGCCAGATGAATCCGTTCCGCGAGTACCAGGAACGCGGCTTCCAGATGTTCGAGACCATGGTTCAGAACATCCAGCGCGACGTCACCCGCTTCGTCCTGAAGGCGCAGGTGCGCATGAACACGGAGCGCGTTCAGGTCGCCAAGCCGATCCGCGCCCTCTCCGGCAAGGAAGACGAGAACGTCAAGAAGCAGCCGGTCCGCACCACCAAGACCGTCGGCCGCAACGATCCGTGCCCCTGCGGCTCGGGCAAGAAGTACAAATACTGTCACGGCCAGGGCCGCGACGTCTGAAACGAGGGTTCTCCCATGACCTACCCGGAACTGAAGGTGCTGCTCGCCGAACTCGACGACGAGTACGCGAAGATGTCGGATTCGTTCGACCATAACGGCTATGCCTCCCGGATCGCCGAACTCGATGCGAAGACGAAGGCGGACGGCTTCTGGAACGACCAGAAGTCGGCCCAGGCGGTCATCGCCGAACTGAACGAATGCCGCTTTCTCGTCGGTCTCCGGGACGAGATCAGGGACATCCTCGAGACCCTCCGGATGACGTACGAACTCGCCCTCATCGACGAGACCATCGACCTGACTCAGGTCGAAGCCGACGCCCTGCGCTTCCGCCAGAAGATCGCCGACCTGTCGGTCCGCCTCTTCCTCTCCAAGCCCTACGACAAGTTCAACGCGATCATCGAGTTTCATCCGGGCGCGGGCGGGACGGAATCGCAGGACTGGGCGCAGATGCTCTACCGCATGTATCTCCGCTGGGCCGAGTCGCGCCGCTTCAAGGTGACCGTGCTCGAATACGAGGACGGCCAGGAGGCGGGGTTGAAGTCGGCCACGATCCAGGTCGCCGGCAAGAACGCCTACGGCTACCTCAAGGCCGAATCGGGCGTCCACCGCCTCGTCCGGATCTCGCCGTTCGACGCCGCCGGACGCCGCCACACGAGCTTCGCCTCCGTCTCGGTCGTCCCCGAACTCGACGACTCGATCGACATCCAGATCCCCGACGGCGACCTGCGCATCGACGTCTACCGCTCGAGCGGCAACGGCGGCCAGGGGGTCAACACGACCGACTCCGCAGTCCGCATCACGCATCTGCCGACGCGGATCGTCGTCACCTGCCAGAACGAGCGCAGCCAGATCCAGAACCGCGAGACCGCGATGAAGGTCCTCAAGGGCAAACTCTACCAGCTCGAACTCGAGAAGAAGCAGCAGGAACTCTCCGGGCTGATGACGAACACCGTCTCGAACGCGTTCGGATCGCAGATCCGCTCGTACGTCTTCTGCCCCTACACGATGGTCAAGGATCATCGGACGGGCGAGGAGACGGGCAACGTCCAAAAGGTCATGGACGGCGATCTCGATCCGTTCATCAACGCATACCTGATCCAGAACAGCGCGTCCTGAGGGGACGACAAGAGGAACGTATGGACGTCAACGGCACGAAACGCACTTTCCGGATCCGCCGCATCGGCAAGATCGAACAGTACTTCTGGCTCACCCTCGGCATCTTCGTGATGGCCGTCGCGTATTATTTCTTCGTGCTGCCCTCCGGCCTCGTGACCGGCGGCGCCACCGGCATTGCGATCATCATGACGCGCTTTTTCCCGAACGTTCCGCTGTCCGCGTTCTCGCTCATTTTCAACACCGTGTTCATGATGCTCGCGCTCGCCTTCCTCGGGAAGAAGGAGTTCCTCAACACGGTCATGGGATCGCTCATGTTCCCGGCGTTCCTCGCCTTCTTCGAATTCGTCTTTCCCGATCCGTCCGCGCTCTACGGCGAAGGCGACCTTTTGCTCGTCAGCCTCTACGCCGGCATGCTCATCGGCGCCGGCTTCGGGATCGTCTGCAAATACGGCGGATCGACCGGCGGCACCGACATCGCGATCAAGGTCGTGAAGCGGTACACCCCGCTTTCGCTCTCCGCTTCGGTCTACGTCGTCGAGGCGTCGATCATCGTCGCCGGCGCCCTGACCTTTCCGACCGGTCTCAACGAAGGCATCCTGACGGCGCTCTACGCGATCGTCGTCGTCTTCATCTCCGGCAAGGTCTCCGACTCGATCGTGATCGGATCGCAGTCGAAGAAGGCAGTCAACATCATCACCGACCACCCCAGGGAGATCAAGACGGAGATCTACAAGATCCTCCGCCGCGGCATGACCGAGATCCAGAGCCAGGGCGGATACACCGAGAACAGGAAGACGATGCTCGTCATCGTCATCCTGAACGACGAGTACCACATCGTCCGCAACATCATCGTCAACACCGATCCGAAAGCATTCGTCTACGTGACTCCGGCCTCGGAGATCCACGGCGAATGGTCGAGCAGGGAAGAGGCGGTCGTGCGCCATGAGGACGGTCAAGAGCTTCTCCAGAAACGCTAGGGGCGACTACGAGGTCGCCATCGCGGGGGACGACGGCGTCGTCGCCCCGTTTCGGCTTTCCGAAGACCTCGTCGTCGAATACCGCCTGCTTCCCGGCCGGACCCTCGAGGAGGCCGACTACCGCCGGCTCCTTTCTGACGCCGACGCCGACGGCCTCTACGGCGCCGCGCTCCGGTCGATCGCGCGGGCGCCGCGTACTTCACGCGAGATCCGCGCCTTCCTCGCGGCCCGGACCGAGGATCCGACGCTCGCCGACCGGGTCTACGCGAAACTGCTCGCGAAGGGGTACGTCGACGACCTCGCCTACGCGCTCGCCTACGTCGACTACCATTTCGGCACGCGGCGCGACGGCCCGGTGAAACTGCGCTTCGACCTCGAGCGCAAGGGCGTCTTCCGCGACTACGTCGAGGAGGCCGTGTCCGGGCTGGACTCGAAGGCCGTCGCCCGCAACCTCGCCTGCCTGTTCGACCGGCGGCTTCCGCAGCTTTCCTCCCGGCCCCGCGCCAAGGCGGTCCGGGCGATGAAGACCCACCTCCTCCAGCGGGGGTACGACCCGTCCGTCGCGATCGCCTACGTCGACGGCCGTCTGGCCGACTTTCCCGCCGGGGAAGACGAAGAGAAGAAGGCCGCGACCGACCTCGTCAAGGCGAGGAAGCGGCTCTCGGCGAAGGGAATCGACGGCCATGCCCTCCGGGCGAAGCTGATCCAGGCGCTCATGAACAAGGGCTACCGCTACGATACGATCCGACGCGTCATCGACAAGGAGGAAGACGATGAATCCTAAGATGTCCGATTTCGACCTGTTCCTGTTCCACGAAGGCAAGCTGCGCGAGGCAGACCGCCATTTCGGCGCCCACATCGTCCGCGACGAGGCGGGTGCGACGACCGGCGTCGAGTTCACCGTCTACGCCCCGCACGCCCGGATCGTCTCGGCCGTCGGCGAGTTCAACGACTGGGATTCCCGCACCCACGTCCTCGAGAAGACGGATCCGACGGGAATCTGGAGCCTGTTCGTCCCCGGCATCGGCGAGTGGACGAAGTACAAGTACTGCATCGTCACGAGCTACGGGCAGACGATCTTCAAGGCCGATCCCTACGCCTATTTCGCCGACCTGCGGCCGGAGACCGCCTCGAAGGTCTACGACCTCGACGGCTACGTCTGGCACGACTCGACCTATCTCGAGAAGCGCCGCGCGCGTCGCCACGAAAACGACGGGATGGCGATCTATGAGGTCCATCTCGGCACCTGGATGACGAAGCCGGACAAGTCGTACCACAAGTACAACGAGCTCGTCGACTACCTGATCCCGTACGTCAAGGCGAACGGGTTCACGCACGTCGAACTGATGCCCCTGGTGGAACATCCGCTCGACGAATCCTGGGGCTACCAGGGGACCGGATTCTACGCCGCCACCTCGCGCTACGGCGTTCCGAAGGACCTGATGTACCTGATCGACAAGTGCCACGAGCACAACATCGGCGTGATCCTCGACTGGGTTCCCGGGCACATCTGCAAGGACGCCCACGGCCTATACATGTTCGACGGCGAGCCGACCTACGAGTACGCCGACTACAAGATCCGCGAGAACGTCGTCTGGGGGACGGTCAACCTCGACCTCGGGAAGGGCGCGACGAGGAGTTTTTTGATCTCCAACGCGCTCTTCTGGATCCGCCGCTTCCACGCCGACGGGTTCCGCATCGACGCCGTGTCCAACATCGTCTACTACCTCGGCAATTCCGCCGTCGGCGAGAACCGTCCGGCGATCGAGTTCCTCCAGAACCTCTCCGTCGCGGTGAAGCAGGAGGACTCCTCGGTCCTGCTCATCGCCGAGGATTCGACGACCTATCCGAACATGACCCGGTCCGTCGCCGAGGGCGGCGTCGGCTTCGACTACAAGTGGAACATGGGGTGGATGAACGACACCCTCCGGTATTTCGAAAAGGATCCGGTCTACCGCAGGTACCACCACGACCTGATCACCTTCGGGCTCGTCTACGCCTTCTCGGAACGCTTCGTGCTGCCGCTGTCGCACGACGAGGTGGTCCACGGCAAGCGGTCGCTCGTGAACAAGATGCCGGGCGACTACTGGCAGAAATTCGCCAACTACCGCACCCTCCTCGGCCTGCAGTTCACCCATCCCGGGAAGAAGCTCCTGTTCATGGGCGGGGAGTTCGCGCAGATGCACGAGTGGAAGGACAAGGAGGAACTCGACTGGTTCCTCCTCCAGTATCCGCTCCACGAGCGCGCGGGAAGGTACTGCCGCGACCTGCTTTCGGTCTACCGCAGCCACAAGGCGCTCTACGAACTCGACGCCTCCCCCGAGGGCTTCCGCTGGATCGATTCGGCGAACCGCGACCAGTCGATCTTCTCCTATGTCCGCTATTCGTCCGACAAGGACGACTTCTGCCTCGTCGTCCTCAACATGACCCCGGTCGCCTACGACGCCTATCGCGTCGGCGTCCCGCGGGCGGGCGTCTACGAGGAGATCCTGAACAGCGACAAGGACGTCTACGGCGGCTCCAACGTCTACAACGGCCTGCCGCTCATGTCGGAACCGGAACCGATGCACGCCTGCGAGCATTCGGTCACGATGAAGATCGCGCCGCTGTCGGCGACGATCTTCCGTTTCCGCCCGCGTTCCGCGAGCGCGGCCGACGAACGGGACTAGGGGGGACGGACGGATGAAGAAGACGATCGTCGCCATGATTCTCGTCGGCGGAAAGGGCGTCCGACTGAAGGAAATCACCAAGGACACGGCCAAACCGGCCGTGTCTTTCGGCGCGAAGTACCGTCTGATCGACTTCACCCTCTCCAACCTCGCCAATTCGAACGTCGACGTCGTCGGGATCGTCACCCAGTACGAACCGTACGAGCTGATGAACTACATCGGGTCCGGGGCCTCCTGGGACCTCGACAACATCGACGGCGGCGTCCGCTTCCTCACCCCGTACTCCTCCGCCGAGAACGTGATGTGGCAGAAGGGGACGGCACATGCCGTCCGCCAGTACTTCAGCTTCGTCCGCGAATTCGCCGCCGACTACGTCCTGATCCTCTCCGGCGACCACATCTACAAGATGGACTATCAGAAGATGCTCGCGCACCACGTGAGCCGCCGCGCCGTCATCACGATCGCCGGCATCGAGGTCGACTGGGAGGATCCGTCGCGCTACGGCATCATCGAGACCGACGCCTTCGACCGCGTCGTCGGCTTCGAGGAGAAGCCCGTACGGCCGAAGTCGAACCTCGCCTCGATGGGCGTCTACCTCTTCAACACGCGCGACCTCGAACGCCTGCTCGCGGGCGGTCCTCAGGACGAACTCGTCGACTTCGGGAAAAACGTCATCCCCCATGCGATCCGCTCCGGCGAGGAAGTGTCCTGTTACCGCTTCGGCGGCTACTGGCGCGACGTCGGCACGGTCGAATCGCTCTACCGAGCGAACATGGACATGCTCGACGATCCTGAGTTCCTCGGCCTCAACTCCTCGAAGAACCTGCCGGTCTACTCGCGGTCGCTCAACCTTCCGCCGCACGTCGTGCTCCCGTCCGGATCGGTGCGGTCGTCGGTGATCGCCGACGGGTCCACGATCGACGGCACGGTCGTCCATTCGACGGTCGCCTACCGCTCCGTGGTGATGAAGAACGCCCACGTCGAGGACTGCGTCCTGCTTCCGGACGTCTTCGTCTCCGAGAACGCCACCCTCAGGAACGTCATCGTCAACGCCGGCGTGATCGTGCCGGAGAACTACCGCCTCGAGGCAGCCGAAACGGTCGTCCTCGACACCGCCAACCTCACGTCGCTGGGAGGTCGGTCCGATGAATGACCTCTTCATGGTCGTCGACGCGACCGCCAAGGGCAGTTTCGCCCAGCTCACGCGCCACCGCATGCCGGGGGCGCTTCCGTTCGGAGCGAAATACCGCCTCGTCGACTTCACCCTCTCCAACTGCAAGAACTCCGGGATCAAGAACGTCGCCATCTTCCCCTACGGCAACTACCGTTCGCTCGCCGACCACATCGGTTCCGGCGAACGCTGGGACCTGTCACGCCGCAAGGACGGCATCTTCATCCTCCAGCCGAAGAACATGAACCTCACCTACGAGGACGCGATCAGCTTCCAGAGGATGTACGAGCACCAGGAGTACTTCCTCCGGAGCACCCAGGAGTACGTCGTCGTCACCTCGGCCAACATCGTCTGGAACATCGACCTGAACGTCGTCCTCCACGACCATCTGATGAAGCACGCGGACGTCACCGAGGTCCGCGACCAGGACGGCAAGCGCCTGAACACCTTCATCATCGCCCGCAAGACGCTCCTGTCCTACGTCCTCGACTACGACGGGATCAACTTCCGCAACATGAACGAGGTCTTCGACTACGCCCCCGAGCTGGTCCGCAACACCTACGTGTTCGAATCCGCCTGCTTCCTGATCGAGAGCCCGAAGGACCTCTACCGCGCCGACATGGCGCTCCTCGAACTCGACGTCAAGAGCCAGCTCTTCAACCCGAACCGCCCCGTCTACTCGAAGGAGACGATGTCCTCCCCCTCACGCTACGGCGAGCACGCCGACATCAAGGGGGCGATCGTCGCCTCCGGCGCCGTGATCGACGGCACCGTCATCAATTCGCTCATCGGCCGCAAGGCCGTGGTCCGCAGGGGCGCCGTCGTCGTCGATTCGGTCGTGATGAACCAGTGCGACATCGGCGAGGACGCCGTCGTCAAGGGCGCGATCCTCGACAAGGAGACCGTGGTCCTCGCCGGTGCCGTGATCGAGGGCACCGCCGACGACCTCTTCCTCACCGAGAAGAAGCAGGTCGTCGCGAGGGACGTCGACCTCACCGTCCTGCAGGTCGCCGCCGAATGCGTTCCGTACGTCAAGACGGGCGGCCTTGCCGACGTCGTCGGCGCGCTCGCCGTGCGCTATCCCGCGCTCGGCGTGCGCTCGTCCGTGATGATGCCGCTGTATCCGAGGATCAAGGAGAAGTACCACCTCTTCCTCGAGAACGTCTGCGACCAGATCGTCGAGTACGGCGGGACGCGGTACAAGACCTCGCTCTTCCGCGTGACCGACAACGGCGCCGTCTTCCTCTTCGTCGAGTCCTACGACTTCTTCGACCGGCCGGCGCTCTACGGCTACGAGGACGACGGCGACCGCTTCGCCTTCTTCGCGAAGGCGGCCGTCGGCTACCTCTCGGCGCTCGACGAACAGCCCGACGTCGTGCACGTGCACGACTGGCATCCGGGTCTTGTGCCGCTTTTGCTCAAGCGCGACCCGCGCTATCGCGACCTGAAGACGGTCCTCACCGTCCACAACGTCGAATACCAGGGGGTCTCGCCGTCGTCGGTGATCACGAAACTCGGCATCCCCGACTACCAGATCACCTCGGCCTACGTCAACTTCCTCGAGTCGGCGCTCTACAACGCCGGCCGGATCACGACGGTCTCGCCGACGTACCGCGACGAGCTCCATTACGAATACTACGCGAAGAACCTGATCGAGGCCTTCCTCCGCCGCGACCGCGACTTCTACGGGATCCTGAACGGCCTCGACCCCGACGTCGGACCCGAAAACGACCTCACGATCCGGAAACGCTACGACGCCTCCACGGCATCCGCGGGGAAACGCGCCTGCAAGGAACACCTGCAGAAGGCGATGGGACTCCTCGAGGGCGAAGACCGCTTCGTCGCGGCGATGGTCACCCGCATCGCCGAACAGAAGGGTTTCGACATCCTGATCGCGGCGTTGCCCGAGATGATGGCCGACCCGGCCGTCGAGTTCGTCCTGCTCGGCACCGGCGAAGACCGCTACGTCGACGCCCTGAAGGCGATCGCGGAGCGCTACCCCGGACGGATCCGCCTCAACATCGGCTACGATTCCGCCAATCCGAACGCGATCTACGCCGGCGCGGACGCGTTCCTGATGCCCTCGCGCTTCGAGCCGTGCGGCACCGGCCAGATGATCGCGCTTCGCTACGGCACCGTGCCG
Above is a genomic segment from Candidatus Izemoplasmatales bacterium containing:
- a CDS encoding YitT family protein is translated as MDVNGTKRTFRIRRIGKIEQYFWLTLGIFVMAVAYYFFVLPSGLVTGGATGIAIIMTRFFPNVPLSAFSLIFNTVFMMLALAFLGKKEFLNTVMGSLMFPAFLAFFEFVFPDPSALYGEGDLLLVSLYAGMLIGAGFGIVCKYGGSTGGTDIAIKVVKRYTPLSLSASVYVVEASIIVAGALTFPTGLNEGILTALYAIVVVFISGKVSDSIVIGSQSKKAVNIITDHPREIKTEIYKILRRGMTEIQSQGGYTENRKTMLVIVILNDEYHIVRNIIVNTDPKAFVYVTPASEIHGEWSSREEAVVRHEDGQELLQKR
- the secA gene encoding preprotein translocase subunit SecA → MFSFLDTNKRTLRRLEKIADRVLALADSFKALTDDQIRENTVSYRKRVEAGEPLDAILVEAFANVREASTRVTGMTPFKVQVMGGVVIHEGNIAEMKTGEGKTLTAVMPAYLNALGGTGVHIVTVNEYLAGREVNGEIGDLFRFLGLTVGLNVRELTPEQKREAYGCDILYSTNNELGFDYLRDHMVIYREAIVQRPLSFAIIDEVDSILIDEARTPLIISGGEKNTGELYQRANGFAIRLSPEDYTVDIKDKTVSLTDAGIKKGEAQFGVENLYDLDNVVLLHHINNALKANYTMSRDVDYVVQDDTVIIVDPFTGRLMHGRQFSEGLHQALEAKEAVQIKKETTTLATITFQNFFRMYKKLAGMTGTAKTEEEEFRNIYNMFVVEIPTNRPVVRVDDNDLIFASMKAKYVALADEIERRHKLGQPMLIGTISIESSELLSELLRRRQIKHSVLNAKQHEREAEIVLNAGQMGAVTIATNMAGRGTDIKLGPGVKELGGLAVLGTERHESRRIDNQLRGRGGRQGDPGYSRFYLSADDDLLKRFGGDRFKKMIGMITTTKGSDVETPLDYGMFSKLVLRAQHQIEGNNFDRRKTVLQYDEVLRRQREIIYGQRTDVLFNESIEPSVDQMVEATIDGLIARHGDDREQLFKELDRYCAKDVVDRAILVNPATDPKQYAMDLYRRETASKKAVAGEKPYNEFLKAITLRVVDTFWVQHIDAMSELRQAVTLQSYGQMNPFREYQERGFQMFETMVQNIQRDVTRFVLKAQVRMNTERVQVAKPIRALSGKEDENVKKQPVRTTKTVGRNDPCPCGSGKKYKYCHGQGRDV
- a CDS encoding glycogen/starch synthase — encoded protein: MNDLFMVVDATAKGSFAQLTRHRMPGALPFGAKYRLVDFTLSNCKNSGIKNVAIFPYGNYRSLADHIGSGERWDLSRRKDGIFILQPKNMNLTYEDAISFQRMYEHQEYFLRSTQEYVVVTSANIVWNIDLNVVLHDHLMKHADVTEVRDQDGKRLNTFIIARKTLLSYVLDYDGINFRNMNEVFDYAPELVRNTYVFESACFLIESPKDLYRADMALLELDVKSQLFNPNRPVYSKETMSSPSRYGEHADIKGAIVASGAVIDGTVINSLIGRKAVVRRGAVVVDSVVMNQCDIGEDAVVKGAILDKETVVLAGAVIEGTADDLFLTEKKQVVARDVDLTVLQVAAECVPYVKTGGLADVVGALAVRYPALGVRSSVMMPLYPRIKEKYHLFLENVCDQIVEYGGTRYKTSLFRVTDNGAVFLFVESYDFFDRPALYGYEDDGDRFAFFAKAAVGYLSALDEQPDVVHVHDWHPGLVPLLLKRDPRYRDLKTVLTVHNVEYQGVSPSSVITKLGIPDYQITSAYVNFLESALYNAGRITTVSPTYRDELHYEYYAKNLIEAFLRRDRDFYGILNGLDPDVGPENDLTIRKRYDASTASAGKRACKEHLQKAMGLLEGEDRFVAAMVTRIAEQKGFDILIAALPEMMADPAVEFVLLGTGEDRYVDALKAIAERYPGRIRLNIGYDSANPNAIYAGADAFLMPSRFEPCGTGQMIALRYGTVPIVRQTGGLNDTVETFDAVARRGNGFKFYNYDARDLVYQFQNAFHLFRDRREDWDRLVQNAMASRFPLEASAKAYVELYKTML
- a CDS encoding sugar phosphate nucleotidyltransferase, whose protein sequence is MKKTIVAMILVGGKGVRLKEITKDTAKPAVSFGAKYRLIDFTLSNLANSNVDVVGIVTQYEPYELMNYIGSGASWDLDNIDGGVRFLTPYSSAENVMWQKGTAHAVRQYFSFVREFAADYVLILSGDHIYKMDYQKMLAHHVSRRAVITIAGIEVDWEDPSRYGIIETDAFDRVVGFEEKPVRPKSNLASMGVYLFNTRDLERLLAGGPQDELVDFGKNVIPHAIRSGEEVSCYRFGGYWRDVGTVESLYRANMDMLDDPEFLGLNSSKNLPVYSRSLNLPPHVVLPSGSVRSSVIADGSTIDGTVVHSTVAYRSVVMKNAHVEDCVLLPDVFVSENATLRNVIVNAGVIVPENYRLEAAETVVLDTANLTSLGGRSDE
- the prfB gene encoding peptide chain release factor 2, producing the protein MTYPELKVLLAELDDEYAKMSDSFDHNGYASRIAELDAKTKADGFWNDQKSAQAVIAELNECRFLVGLRDEIRDILETLRMTYELALIDETIDLTQVEADALRFRQKIADLSVRLFLSKPYDKFNAIIEFHPGAGGTESQDWAQMLYRMYLRWAESRRFKVTVLEYEDGQEAGLKSATIQVAGKNAYGYLKAESGVHRLVRISPFDAAGRRHTSFASVSVVPELDDSIDIQIPDGDLRIDVYRSSGNGGQGVNTTDSAVRITHLPTRIVVTCQNERSQIQNRETAMKVLKGKLYQLELEKKQQELSGLMTNTVSNAFGSQIRSYVFCPYTMVKDHRTGEETGNVQKVMDGDLDPFINAYLIQNSAS
- the glgB gene encoding 1,4-alpha-glucan branching protein GlgB gives rise to the protein MNPKMSDFDLFLFHEGKLREADRHFGAHIVRDEAGATTGVEFTVYAPHARIVSAVGEFNDWDSRTHVLEKTDPTGIWSLFVPGIGEWTKYKYCIVTSYGQTIFKADPYAYFADLRPETASKVYDLDGYVWHDSTYLEKRRARRHENDGMAIYEVHLGTWMTKPDKSYHKYNELVDYLIPYVKANGFTHVELMPLVEHPLDESWGYQGTGFYAATSRYGVPKDLMYLIDKCHEHNIGVILDWVPGHICKDAHGLYMFDGEPTYEYADYKIRENVVWGTVNLDLGKGATRSFLISNALFWIRRFHADGFRIDAVSNIVYYLGNSAVGENRPAIEFLQNLSVAVKQEDSSVLLIAEDSTTYPNMTRSVAEGGVGFDYKWNMGWMNDTLRYFEKDPVYRRYHHDLITFGLVYAFSERFVLPLSHDEVVHGKRSLVNKMPGDYWQKFANYRTLLGLQFTHPGKKLLFMGGEFAQMHEWKDKEELDWFLLQYPLHERAGRYCRDLLSVYRSHKALYELDASPEGFRWIDSANRDQSIFSYVRYSSDKDDFCLVVLNMTPVAYDAYRVGVPRAGVYEEILNSDKDVYGGSNVYNGLPLMSEPEPMHACEHSVTMKIAPLSATIFRFRPRSASAADERD
- the raiA gene encoding ribosome-associated translation inhibitor RaiA; translation: MKLEVRGKSGLEITPAIRSYVEKKLRKIEKVFNEELEAVVVCKYYRDLTKVEITIPIKFITIRAEVEDKDMYAAIDLAVDKLEAQIRKNKHKLNRSLQERAGLRDAFKEDGLDLEALEKELIGPVRKKQIKLDILSYDEALTQMGLLGHDFFIYRNEDRQVCVMYKRDDGGYGLIETE
- a CDS encoding RecX family transcriptional regulator, producing the protein MRTVKSFSRNARGDYEVAIAGDDGVVAPFRLSEDLVVEYRLLPGRTLEEADYRRLLSDADADGLYGAALRSIARAPRTSREIRAFLAARTEDPTLADRVYAKLLAKGYVDDLAYALAYVDYHFGTRRDGPVKLRFDLERKGVFRDYVEEAVSGLDSKAVARNLACLFDRRLPQLSSRPRAKAVRAMKTHLLQRGYDPSVAIAYVDGRLADFPAGEDEEKKAATDLVKARKRLSAKGIDGHALRAKLIQALMNKGYRYDTIRRVIDKEEDDES